A genomic region of Anas acuta chromosome 25, bAnaAcu1.1, whole genome shotgun sequence contains the following coding sequences:
- the KLHL10 gene encoding kelch-like protein 10 yields the protein MSAMACEVFNELRLEGKLCDVIIDVDGFEFNAHKNILCSCSHYFRALFTSGWNNTEKIVYKIPGISPEMMKLIIEYAYTRTVPVTAENVESLLSAADQFNIMGIVRLCCEFLKSQLSLENCIGICRLTKCYHCPNLQQTAYTFILHNFEELIKVSTEFLDLSVDELKGIIEKDELNVKQEDVVFDAILKWIAHDPDNRKQYISVLLSKVRLALMQADHFMKKVKMHDYVKDDDNCKPIIIDTLTAMYDLSANGPSASDFINPLTRPRLPYAILFAIGGWSGGSPTNAIETYDARADKWVNVTSQEESPRAYHGTAFLKGFVYVIGGFDSVDYFNSVKRFDPLKKTWHQVAPMHSRRCYVSVTVLNNYIYAMGGFDGYTRLNTAERYEPETNQWTLIAPMHEQRSDAGATTLYDKVYICGGFNGNECLSTAEVYDATTDQWTFISPMRSRRSGVGVIAYGKQVYAVGGFDGVNRLRTAEAYSPVANTWRTIPTMFNPRSNFGIEVVDDLLFVVGGFNGYTTTFNVECYDEKADDWYDAHDMSVYRSALSCCVVPGLSNVGDYAAKRDYSLESLQTEVKYTSSTSTLPV from the exons ATGAGTGCGATGGCTTGCGAAGTCTTCAACGAGCTTCGCCTGGAAGGGAAACTCTGCGATGTGATCATTGACGTGGATGGGTTTGAATTCAATGCTCACAAGAACATCCTCTGTAGCTGCAGTCATTATTTTAG GGCTTTGTTTACCAGTGGCTGGAACAACACAGAGAAGATTGTATACAAAATCCCTGGCATTTCACCTGAAATGATGAAGCTCATTATTGAGTATGCCTACACCAGGACAGTACCGGTCACCGCCGAAAACGTTGAAAGTTTGCTGTCCGCAGCGGACCAGTTCAACATCATGGGCATCGTCAGACTGTGCTGCGAGTTCTTGAAATCTCAGCTGTCCTTGGAGAATTGCATCGGCATCTGCCGACTCACAAAGTGCTACCACTGTCCCAACCTGCAGCAAACTGCCTACACGTTCATCCTCCATAACTTCGAGGAGCTGATCAAAGTGTCCACGGAGTTTCTCGACCTCTCCGTCGACGAGCTGAAGGGCATCATCGAGAAAGACGAGCTCAACGTGAAACAAGAAGACGTGGTGTTCGATGCCATCCTGAAGTGGATCGCCCACGACCCTGACAACAGGAAGCAGTACATCTCCGTCTTGCTGAGCAAG GTTCGACTGGCGCTGATGCAGGCAGACCACTTCATGAAGAAAGTCAAAATGCACGATTACGTGAAGGACGACGACAACTGCAAGCCCATCATCATCGACACGCTGACGGCCATGTACGACCTCAGCGCCAACGGCCCCTCAGCTTCTGACTTCATCAACCCCCTCACCCGGCCTCGCCTGCCCTACGCCATCCTCTTCGCCATCGGGGGCTGGAGCGGGGGGAGCCCGACCAACGCCATCGAGACCTACGACGCCCGCGCGGACAAGTGGGTGAACGTGACAAGCCAGGAGGAGAGCCCCCGGGCCTACCACGGCACCGCTTTCCTGAAAGGCTTCGTCTACGTTATCGGGGGGTTCGACAGCGTGGATTACTTTAACAGTGTCAAGCGGTTCGACCCGCTGAAGAAAACGTGGCACCAGGTCGCGCCCATGCACTCGCGGCGCTGCTACGTCAGTGTCACTGTGCTCAACAACTACATCTACGCCATGGGGGGGTTCGACGGGTACACGCGCCTCAACACGGCTGAACGCTACGAGCCGGAGACCAACCAGTGGACGCTGATCGCTCCCATGCACGAGCAGAGAAGCGACGCTGGTGCAACCACGCTGTACGACAAG GTGTATATATGTGGTGGGTTCAATGGGAATGAATGCTTATCCACAGCCGAAGTGTACGACGCCACAACAGATCAGTGGACCTTTATATCCCCcatgagaagcagaagaagtGGAGTAGGTGTGATTGCATATGGAAAACAAGTGTATGCG GTAGGAGGATTTGATGGAGTGAACCGTCTGCGGACCGCGGAAGCCTACAGCCCCGTCGCCAACACGTGGCGCACCATCCCCACCATGTTCAACCCTCGCAGCAACTTTGGCATCGAAGTGGTGGACGACCTTTTGTTTGTGGTTGGTGGCTTTAACGGTTATACTACCACTTTCAACGTCGAGTGTTACGACGAAAAAGCTGACGACTGGTACGATGCTCACGACATGAGCGTCTACCGCAGTGCTTTGAGCTGTTGCGTGGTGCCAGGGCTGTCGAATGTCGGTGATTACGCTGCCAAACGTGACTACAGCCTGGAGTCGCTGCAAACAGAAGTCAAGTACACTTCCTCAACAAGTACCCTGCCTGTATAA